A genomic segment from Glycine soja cultivar W05 chromosome 18, ASM419377v2, whole genome shotgun sequence encodes:
- the LOC114395187 gene encoding sm-like protein LSM6A, with protein sequence MSGTEKAGSGTTKTPADFLKSIRGRPVVVKLNSGVDYRGILACLDGYMNIAMEQTEEYVNGQLKNKYGDAFIRGNNVLYISTSKRTLAEGA encoded by the exons AAGCAGGATCAGGAACCACCAAAACCCCCGCCGATTTCCTCAAATCCATTCGTGGGAGGCCGGTTGTCGTCAAGCTCAATTCTGGTGTTGATTACAGAG GTATACTTGCTTGTCTAGATGGCTATATGAATATTGCAATGGAGCAGACAGAGGAGTACGTCAATGGACAACTGAAGAACAAGTATGGTGACGCTTTCATCCGAGGGAATAATG TTCTATACATCAGTACCTCAAAGAGGACTCTAGCAGAGGGGGCTTAG